The sequence CATCCGGCCCCCATGCTTTCGTCCACTCGGCAAAGACCGTGCTCCTCATATCGCTTATGCTGTCGAGCGCATAAAGCGGACCCGGCTCCCTGATCCCGCCTTCCTCGCGGCATTCGCGCAATGCGCTTTGTATAATGCTTTCACCCGCTTCTCCGCCGCCGCTGATCCCCTGCCAAATATCCGGCAGGTCCGATCTCTGAAATATCGCGAATTCCCAGCCGCCGTTTGTTTTTCGGTACGGGAAAACATGGATGTGATAAGGCATTCTGCCCATATACTTTCCTCCTTATTGCTTTTCTTTTTGTAATCCCTGCAGCTTCTTGATTAGCTCCGCCACCTGCGCCTGCGTGATCGCTATGGCGTATATGCCGTCCGTAAGTGCGCACAGCCTGTCTATCTTCTTCATCACCCATCTTCCCCTTTTTCTTCTATTATAACATTCCGCAGGGTGTTAAGGAGGATTATTATCATAGGCTATGTCAGGGATATTCTCCCTGAGGAACAATCACGCTGGGAAAAACATCTTGGGCGGCTCAGGAAGCTGCGCAAACAAAAAACAACGGTACCGCTGTTACGCGATACCGTTTTAAAATCAATCCGCTTCCTTAATACCTGCCGTTTCCGTTGCCGGAATTGTAGCCTTCTTTTTCCCAGATACGGAACCATTCATGCAGCCTTGCCAAGAATTCTTCGTTTGTTTGCGTCCGCACGAGCATGCCGATGAGCTGCTCCGTTACTTCCGTCGTATTTCCTGAGGAAAGCGCCTTGCGCAGCGCCCACGTTCCTTCCAGTTCTTTCTGGGAAAGCAGCAAGTCCTCGCGTCGCGTACCAGATTTGGCGAGGTCCACCGCCGGAAAAATACGCTTTTCCGAAAGCTTGCGGTCGAGATGGATTTCCATGTTGCCCGTACCCTTGAACTCCTCATAGATGATTTCGTCCATGCGCGAACCGGTATCCACAAGCGCGGTAGCGATGATAGTGAGCGAACCGCCGCCCTCGATGTTCCTAGCCGCGCCGAAGAACCGTTTGGGCTTATACAGCGACGCCGGATCAAGGCCGCCGGAAAGCGTCCTGCCGGAAGGCGGTACCACCAGGTTGTGAGCGC comes from Christensenellaceae bacterium and encodes:
- the ntpA gene encoding NUDIX pyrophosphatase → MGRMPYHIHVFPYRKTNGGWEFAIFQRSDLPDIWQGISGGGEAGESIIQSALRECREEGGIREPGPLYALDSISDMRSTVFAEWTKAWGPDVVVLPMYFFGMPYDGEITLSEEHLALRWLPYKQADAIVSMPDQNTALWELHERLKRGNLKRGIPAWMQRPWKAGL